In the genome of Myxococcus stipitatus, one region contains:
- a CDS encoding alpha/beta hydrolase has protein sequence MKGLLETREVHSPALESNPLGDPARRRLTVYLPPGYGEGDRRYPAVYFLHAFGSSGGSWTNASGFAPTVPERLDALIASGAVPPVVGVFPDGWTSLGGSQWINSDAIGRYRDYLAKDVVGFVDRNFRTLPKAASRAVLGHSSGGYGALVMGRYHPELFSHLGAHSADAYFEYCYLPDLPKAAGSLLKSGGIESWQTEFRERVRETKMRGDDFPVVNTLAMAAAYSPKKGEPLNLELPFDAQTGRLKLDVWNRWLVHDPVRFVPKFLDAYRKLKTLFIDCGTRDEFNIRWGTRMLAEDLKNSGVELVHEEFEDGHSGVSYRFARSLSVLLPRLSLE, from the coding sequence ATGAAGGGATTGTTGGAGACGCGCGAGGTGCATTCTCCCGCGCTGGAGTCCAATCCGCTGGGCGACCCGGCGCGGCGCCGTCTCACCGTGTACCTGCCGCCGGGCTATGGCGAGGGAGACCGGCGCTATCCGGCCGTGTACTTCCTGCATGCGTTCGGCAGCAGCGGAGGCTCGTGGACGAACGCGTCGGGCTTCGCGCCCACGGTGCCGGAGCGGCTGGACGCGCTCATCGCGTCCGGCGCGGTGCCCCCGGTGGTGGGGGTGTTCCCCGACGGGTGGACGTCACTGGGCGGCAGCCAGTGGATCAACAGCGACGCCATCGGCCGCTATCGGGACTACCTGGCCAAGGACGTGGTGGGCTTCGTGGACCGCAACTTCCGCACGCTGCCCAAGGCGGCGTCGCGGGCGGTGCTGGGACACAGCTCGGGCGGGTACGGCGCGCTGGTGATGGGGCGCTACCACCCGGAGCTGTTCTCGCATCTGGGCGCTCACTCGGCGGACGCGTATTTCGAGTACTGCTACCTGCCGGACCTGCCGAAGGCGGCGGGCTCGCTGCTGAAGTCCGGTGGCATCGAGTCCTGGCAGACCGAGTTCCGCGAGCGCGTGCGCGAGACGAAGATGCGCGGCGATGACTTTCCGGTGGTGAACACGCTGGCGATGGCGGCGGCGTACTCACCCAAGAAGGGCGAGCCGCTGAACCTGGAGCTGCCCTTCGATGCACAGACGGGGCGGCTGAAGCTGGACGTGTGGAACCGGTGGCTGGTGCATGACCCGGTGCGCTTCGTCCCGAAGTTCCTGGACGCCTACCGCAAGCTCAAGACCCTCTTCATCGACTGTGGCACCCGTGACGAGTTCAACATCCGCTGGGGCACCCGCATGCTGGCGGAGGACCTGAAGAACTCAGGCGTGGAGCTGGTGCACGAGGAGTTCGAGGACGGCCACTCGGGCGTGTCCTATCGCTTCGCCCGCTCGCTCTCGGTGCTCCTGCCGAGGCTCTCGCTGGAGTAG
- a CDS encoding FHA domain-containing protein, with protein sequence MPELLSAHVSRYLRNRGDLERRLPPALLVFTPAVAGERVEEQEEYRLKTVTNAGPPTLGATEPVVFSVLKSQTNAFGRGVTVGRTGNNDVVLDDSSVSRFHAWLARDESQAKFLLTDAGSKNGSWLGGVRLTPRKAVSVEDGARMRFGQVELVFYTPSGFVRMLAARMAP encoded by the coding sequence ATGCCCGAGCTCTTGAGCGCCCATGTATCGAGGTACCTGCGCAATCGGGGGGACCTCGAGCGGCGTCTGCCGCCCGCGTTGCTCGTCTTCACGCCGGCGGTGGCGGGGGAGCGGGTGGAGGAGCAGGAGGAGTACCGGCTGAAGACGGTGACGAACGCCGGTCCGCCGACGCTGGGGGCCACGGAGCCCGTGGTATTCTCGGTGCTGAAGTCCCAGACGAACGCGTTTGGCCGGGGCGTCACGGTGGGGCGGACGGGCAACAACGACGTGGTGCTGGACGACAGCAGTGTCTCTCGCTTCCACGCCTGGTTGGCTCGGGACGAGTCTCAAGCAAAATTCTTGCTAACAGACGCCGGCTCCAAGAATGGTTCGTGGCTGGGCGGGGTTCGCCTCACCCCCCGCAAGGCCGTGTCCGTGGAGGATGGCGCGCGGATGCGGTTCGGTCAGGTGGAGCTCGTGTTCTACACACCAAGCGGCTTTGTCAGGATGCTGGCCGCGAGGATGGCTCCCTGA
- a CDS encoding uracil-DNA glycosylase: MNDDTPEASQELSAVLEDVRRHLLWQEEAAGRVLLMDAKAAAELQRSAPSLRARLARATGAGEPSVPARPAAPTPAPVAMPERGPVSSTGPEPKAPLPTRPAVPAGVPATRPLAAMEPPRQGPAGPVPHPETAAPRPPLAARAPAARPVGPSPTGTLLEVPRAAPAVVGGDRPTLDQIRRELGDCQRCKLCSGRKNIVFGTGNPRAELVFVGEGPGEQEDLQGVPFVGAAGALLTKMIEAMGFGRDDVYICNVVKCRPPGNRNPEPDEIAACEPFLRAQLASIQPRVVVALGKFAAQTLLRDSTPITRMRGQWRVYEGIQLMPTFHPAYLLRNPAEKRNAWADLQAVMKVFGKNPGSRT; the protein is encoded by the coding sequence GTGAACGACGACACGCCCGAGGCCTCGCAGGAACTGAGCGCCGTGCTGGAGGATGTCCGCCGCCACCTGCTCTGGCAGGAGGAGGCGGCTGGCCGGGTGCTGCTGATGGACGCCAAGGCCGCGGCCGAGCTGCAGCGTTCCGCGCCGTCCCTGCGTGCGCGTCTGGCGCGGGCCACGGGAGCGGGCGAGCCCTCGGTGCCCGCGAGGCCCGCCGCTCCCACCCCGGCTCCTGTCGCGATGCCCGAGCGAGGGCCCGTGTCCTCGACAGGCCCCGAGCCGAAGGCTCCGCTGCCCACGCGTCCCGCCGTCCCGGCTGGAGTGCCCGCGACGCGTCCTCTCGCCGCGATGGAGCCACCGCGCCAGGGGCCTGCTGGCCCCGTGCCGCATCCGGAGACAGCAGCGCCTCGTCCGCCGCTCGCGGCGCGTGCACCGGCTGCTCGACCGGTGGGACCCTCGCCGACGGGGACGCTCCTGGAGGTGCCTCGCGCGGCGCCGGCTGTGGTGGGTGGAGATCGGCCGACGTTGGACCAGATCCGCCGAGAGCTGGGCGACTGCCAGCGCTGCAAGCTGTGCTCGGGTCGCAAGAACATCGTGTTCGGGACGGGCAATCCTCGCGCGGAGCTGGTGTTCGTGGGTGAGGGTCCGGGCGAACAAGAGGACTTGCAGGGCGTGCCCTTCGTCGGCGCGGCGGGCGCGCTGCTGACGAAGATGATTGAAGCGATGGGCTTCGGTCGCGACGACGTCTACATCTGCAACGTGGTGAAGTGCCGTCCTCCGGGCAACCGCAATCCGGAGCCGGATGAAATCGCCGCGTGTGAGCCGTTCCTCCGCGCGCAGCTGGCGTCCATCCAGCCTCGCGTCGTCGTGGCGCTCGGCAAGTTCGCGGCGCAGACGCTGCTGCGCGACTCGACGCCCATCACGCGCATGCGAGGCCAGTGGCGCGTCTATGAGGGCATCCAGCTCATGCCCACCTTCCACCCGGCGTACCTGCTCCGCAATCCCGCGGAGAAGCGCAACGCATGGGCGGACCTGCAAGCGGTGATGAAGGTTTTCGGAAAGAACCCGGGCTCGCGTACGTAG
- a CDS encoding cupredoxin domain-containing protein, which produces MMKRLMGALVALPLIAAAPALASSAKSAASEQKPASAPVTKNGVQLVDLTVTSKGFEPANVKVKAGKPVRLLITRKTEKTCATELVMADLGIHQPLPLDTPVTVEFTPSESGTLRYSCAMDHISGRVTVQ; this is translated from the coding sequence ATGATGAAGCGCCTGATGGGAGCCCTCGTCGCCCTCCCCTTGATTGCCGCTGCCCCGGCCCTCGCGAGCTCGGCGAAGAGCGCGGCCTCCGAGCAGAAGCCCGCCTCCGCCCCTGTCACGAAGAACGGCGTGCAGCTCGTGGACCTCACCGTGACCTCCAAGGGCTTCGAGCCCGCGAACGTCAAGGTCAAGGCAGGCAAGCCCGTCCGCCTGCTGATCACTCGCAAGACGGAGAAGACCTGCGCGACCGAGCTCGTCATGGCGGACCTGGGCATCCACCAGCCGCTGCCCCTGGACACGCCCGTGACCGTCGAGTTCACCCCCAGCGAGTCGGGCACCTTGCGCTACTCCTGCGCGATGGACCACATCAGCGGGCGGGTGACCGTCCAGTAG
- a CDS encoding Stp1/IreP family PP2C-type Ser/Thr phosphatase translates to MFAVALTTEAFGLTDVGRKRQHNEDAMLVDAPLGLYVVADGMGGHAAGEVASNRATEVVKQHITANKHLLKDLGNNPTADSRSAAAALVEVAVQRACADIYRTAMTDSTKRGMGTTFVCLAVGGNKGVIGHVGDSRVYLVRHGQCHRLTEDHTLVAAQLKAGTITKEQAATSQYRNVITRAVGIQESVQVDTLIVDLMPGDMFVLCSDGLHGYVEDEEMLPIVSGMAPADLPKRLIDIANERGGKDNITAVVVKVAGDSAAMASEETSEAQSRMEALRKIPLFRHLTYKEQTAVLSIATTRTYPAGREIVVEGQPGEELFVVIRGRVAIEKNGVEIAELRSGGHFGEMGLIDNAPRSATVRATEPTRTMVISRPDLMGLMKRESILAVKMLWSFVQVLSDRLRATNSELSEARQELAVAQAIQPFAEE, encoded by the coding sequence GTGTTCGCGGTGGCCTTGACCACAGAAGCCTTCGGACTGACCGACGTCGGCCGCAAGCGGCAGCACAACGAAGACGCGATGCTGGTGGACGCGCCGCTCGGGCTCTACGTGGTTGCCGATGGGATGGGAGGGCACGCGGCGGGCGAGGTCGCCAGCAACCGCGCGACCGAGGTCGTCAAGCAGCACATCACCGCGAACAAGCACCTGCTGAAGGACCTGGGCAACAACCCCACGGCGGACAGCCGGTCCGCGGCGGCGGCGTTGGTGGAGGTGGCGGTCCAGCGCGCGTGCGCGGACATCTACCGGACCGCCATGACGGACTCCACCAAGCGAGGCATGGGGACGACCTTCGTCTGCCTGGCGGTGGGCGGCAACAAGGGCGTCATCGGGCACGTGGGTGACAGCCGGGTGTACCTGGTGCGCCATGGCCAGTGTCACCGGCTCACGGAGGACCACACGCTGGTGGCCGCGCAGCTCAAGGCGGGCACCATCACGAAGGAGCAGGCGGCGACGTCGCAGTACCGCAACGTCATCACCCGCGCGGTGGGCATCCAGGAGTCTGTCCAGGTGGACACGCTCATCGTGGACCTGATGCCGGGGGACATGTTCGTCCTGTGCTCGGACGGCCTGCATGGCTACGTCGAGGACGAGGAGATGCTGCCCATCGTCTCGGGCATGGCGCCGGCGGACCTGCCCAAGCGGCTCATCGACATCGCCAACGAGCGCGGTGGCAAGGACAACATCACCGCGGTGGTGGTGAAGGTGGCGGGCGACAGCGCCGCCATGGCCAGCGAGGAGACGAGCGAAGCGCAGTCGCGGATGGAGGCGTTGCGCAAGATTCCGCTGTTCCGCCACCTCACGTACAAGGAGCAGACGGCGGTGCTGTCCATCGCCACAACGCGCACCTATCCCGCGGGGCGCGAAATCGTGGTGGAGGGCCAGCCCGGCGAGGAGCTCTTCGTCGTCATCCGGGGCCGGGTGGCCATCGAGAAGAACGGCGTGGAGATCGCGGAGCTGCGCTCGGGCGGTCACTTCGGGGAGATGGGGCTCATCGACAACGCGCCGCGCTCGGCGACGGTCCGCGCGACGGAACCCACGCGCACCATGGTCATCTCCCGTCCGGACCTGATGGGGCTGATGAAGCGCGAGTCCATCCTCGCGGTGAAGATGCTCTGGAGCTTCGTGCAGGTGTTGAGCGACAGACTGCGTGCGACGAACTCCGAGTTGAGCGAGGCTCGGCAGGAGCTGGCCGTGGCCCAGGCCATCCAACCCTTCGCCGAGGAGTGA
- a CDS encoding DUF4349 domain-containing protein, with protein MARLLLLASAVALVACSTQRAHERSLVPTEALMQGAPGSLTENRSIIHRASVNLERDEPEQGPTQAVALAKAHGGYAQQVMTRGAVVRIPADRLESFLAAVPTLGTVENKSISAEDVTDVHRDLKVRLDNVTRIRERYLELLQRATSVEDTLKVEKELERITMEYETLKARLQGLEADIAVSTVYLDFRRPVRPGPVGWVFYGLGKAVKWLVVWD; from the coding sequence GTGGCACGCCTGCTCCTCCTCGCCTCCGCCGTCGCTCTCGTTGCCTGCTCCACGCAGCGCGCGCACGAGCGTTCCCTCGTTCCGACCGAAGCGTTGATGCAGGGCGCTCCGGGCTCGCTCACGGAGAACCGGTCCATCATCCACCGGGCCTCGGTGAACCTGGAGCGAGATGAACCCGAGCAGGGCCCCACCCAGGCGGTGGCGCTGGCGAAGGCCCACGGGGGTTATGCGCAGCAGGTCATGACCCGGGGCGCGGTGGTGCGCATCCCCGCTGATCGCCTGGAGAGCTTCCTGGCGGCGGTGCCGACGTTGGGCACGGTGGAGAACAAGAGCATCTCCGCTGAGGACGTGACGGACGTGCACCGGGACCTGAAGGTGCGCCTGGACAACGTCACGCGCATCCGCGAGCGCTACCTGGAGCTGCTCCAGCGCGCCACCAGCGTCGAGGACACCCTCAAGGTCGAGAAGGAGCTGGAGCGCATCACCATGGAGTACGAGACGCTCAAGGCTCGCCTCCAAGGTCTGGAGGCGGACATCGCGGTGTCCACCGTGTACCTGGACTTCCGGCGACCCGTGCGGCCCGGCCCCGTGGGGTGGGTGTTCTATGGGCTGGGCAAGGCCGTGAAGTGGCTCGTCGTCTGGGACTAG
- the coaBC gene encoding bifunctional phosphopantothenoylcysteine decarboxylase/phosphopantothenate--cysteine ligase CoaBC, with protein sequence MDASALKGRRIVVGVGGGIAAYKACELVRELQRAGAEVRVAMTEGARQFVTPLTFQALSGHPVLTDYFDPSQEGNFGHLDLARWAHAFVVAPATADLMARLRAGMANDAVTTSLLAFRGPVVLAPAMNVAMWDNAMTQENVAALLSHSRFTMVGPGAGLLACGDVGEGRLADVPAIAAAVAARFAPGPLAGKRVLLTAGPTREFLDPVRFISNPSTGKMGMALAQAARELGASVTVVLGPVGGVDRSGLEVVDVVTADEMAREVLGRVAEADVFIATAAVSDWRPELRAAQKVKKGSVDGPETLRLVRTPDVLAEASRKVSGLSRRPVLVGFAAETERVLEHAREKLERKGLDAIVANDVTAPGAGFGTDTNRVTVLTRAGAPRELQGSKDVVARGILELLLVERRPPAG encoded by the coding sequence ATGGACGCATCGGCATTGAAGGGCCGTCGCATCGTGGTCGGCGTCGGCGGTGGCATCGCCGCGTACAAGGCCTGTGAGCTCGTTCGCGAGCTGCAGCGCGCGGGCGCCGAGGTGCGCGTGGCCATGACGGAGGGCGCTCGGCAGTTCGTCACGCCGCTCACCTTCCAGGCGCTCAGCGGGCACCCCGTACTGACTGACTACTTCGACCCCTCTCAAGAGGGGAACTTCGGGCACCTGGACCTGGCGCGCTGGGCGCATGCCTTCGTCGTTGCGCCCGCCACGGCGGACCTGATGGCGCGGCTGCGCGCGGGCATGGCCAATGACGCGGTGACGACCTCGCTCCTCGCGTTCCGAGGGCCCGTGGTCCTGGCCCCGGCGATGAACGTGGCCATGTGGGACAACGCGATGACGCAGGAGAATGTAGCGGCGTTGCTGTCGCACTCGCGCTTCACCATGGTGGGGCCCGGGGCGGGGCTCCTGGCCTGTGGCGACGTGGGCGAGGGACGTCTGGCGGATGTGCCCGCCATCGCCGCGGCCGTGGCGGCGCGCTTCGCGCCCGGCCCCTTGGCGGGCAAGCGGGTGCTGCTGACGGCGGGGCCCACGCGTGAGTTCCTGGACCCGGTCCGGTTCATCTCCAATCCCTCCACGGGGAAGATGGGAATGGCGCTGGCGCAGGCGGCTCGGGAGCTGGGCGCGTCGGTGACGGTGGTGTTGGGGCCGGTGGGGGGCGTGGACCGCTCGGGGTTGGAGGTGGTGGACGTCGTCACCGCCGACGAGATGGCGCGCGAGGTGCTGGGGCGCGTGGCGGAGGCCGACGTGTTCATCGCCACGGCCGCCGTGAGCGACTGGCGGCCGGAGCTGCGCGCGGCGCAGAAGGTGAAGAAGGGCAGCGTGGACGGGCCGGAGACCCTGCGGCTGGTGCGCACGCCGGATGTGCTGGCCGAGGCCTCGCGGAAGGTCTCCGGGCTGTCTCGTCGTCCAGTGCTGGTGGGCTTCGCCGCCGAGACGGAGCGGGTGCTCGAGCACGCACGCGAGAAGCTGGAGCGCAAGGGGCTGGACGCGATTGTCGCCAATGACGTGACGGCGCCGGGCGCGGGCTTTGGCACGGACACCAATCGGGTGACGGTGTTGACGCGGGCCGGGGCGCCTCGGGAGCTTCAGGGGAGCAAGGACGTCGTGGCCCGGGGCATCCTCGAGTTGCTCCTGGTGGAGCGGCGTCCTCCGGCGGGGTGA
- a CDS encoding carboxypeptidase-like regulatory domain-containing protein: MRNWILIGVLSALVVAGAAWLWSRSDARPEAAMSSGSVTKPLPEFSAVDVTSGGQEGLALTGRVLDASGKPVAGAEVSLSSSAERTLVDVRCEDCDQALLSCTARESALHTLAFLEQQRGFLSARATVMTDAQGRFRFERLAGVSFSVWARAPGMGVALRDRAAPGEPVDLYLPPLRSIRGQVVDDAGRAVQGARVYAVSRRVPLPFQAESTGNGAFALEGLGEGPFYVLATAEGYVPVVEARVEAGPQQVRLQLTPARTLEVQVTRNGKPAAATVRVRADHLARELRTEGEVVRFTGLYPDELMVTAEAPGLGSVPRTLTLSERVTQVTLELEDAGKLFISVLDEAGQPVPNPEVTLLTSRGELVRRERGTTGALVELGPLAVGDYLVEGKAEGFLEAQVPARVAKGETSLELELTRATLITGRVMDEYGRPAPRVSVLVQPTGDTVLADGDGRFVARVPTPGLYELHAHHSEWGGGEVKVTAPASDVELPLEGHAAVEVTVSSEGRRVEGADAVLWVDQEGIFRSDRSSGPDGVVPMRGLPAGTYTLMASHPDYLTSDPRKVTVVDGQTLKLEVELKAGAPLSGEVVDTQGAPVTGAALSVVPRSAEPVTSDARGHFEFRSLRPDRGYRLEVRHSGYDQVARAEGKAGGPPVKVVLKKRDLFRGRVVGTDGAPVRNFRMDEHVVDSPDGRFELPLSTMGDRVIFAVDASGYEPLTVDRPASPDLGDLKLERLPTVTGRVRDMNGAPVADAVVSCEICDESVMSGADGRFTLVAPPYVAEYAVSARKGRLSATETLTRGSQTSVELTLKQATRLSGRVFLAGGVPAAGVEVQAMSGDRSSPVHIVTGPDGGYSVEVSPGNYRFLLNTGREANGEQALIAQVEGTEMRLDLGPAPGTASLSIQLKTPERGKALWLVAGEVAVAASASAQELLRSRWAQLVYQPTSEQVVVTGLRPGRYTVVWGAFHVQTPGGPEVRVVDVPSRGEVTLGQ, from the coding sequence ATGCGCAACTGGATTCTCATAGGGGTGTTGTCGGCCCTGGTGGTGGCCGGGGCCGCCTGGTTGTGGTCTCGCTCGGACGCCAGGCCCGAGGCCGCGATGTCCTCGGGCTCCGTGACGAAGCCGCTGCCGGAGTTCTCGGCGGTGGACGTGACCTCCGGAGGGCAGGAGGGACTGGCGCTCACCGGCCGGGTGCTCGACGCGTCGGGCAAGCCCGTTGCGGGCGCGGAGGTGTCCCTGTCGTCCAGCGCGGAGCGGACGCTGGTGGATGTCCGCTGCGAGGACTGTGACCAGGCGCTCCTGTCCTGCACGGCGCGCGAGTCCGCGCTCCATACCCTGGCGTTTCTCGAGCAGCAGCGCGGCTTCCTGAGTGCACGCGCCACGGTGATGACCGACGCGCAGGGGCGCTTCCGCTTCGAGCGCCTCGCGGGCGTGTCGTTCTCCGTCTGGGCCCGCGCTCCTGGAATGGGAGTGGCGTTGAGGGACCGCGCGGCACCCGGAGAGCCGGTGGACCTGTACCTGCCGCCCTTGCGCTCCATCCGAGGGCAGGTGGTGGATGATGCGGGGCGCGCGGTGCAAGGGGCTCGCGTGTATGCCGTCTCTCGCCGCGTGCCGTTGCCGTTCCAGGCGGAGTCCACCGGGAATGGGGCCTTCGCGCTGGAGGGGCTGGGCGAAGGGCCCTTCTACGTCCTCGCCACCGCGGAGGGCTACGTGCCCGTCGTCGAGGCTCGTGTGGAGGCGGGGCCTCAGCAGGTCCGCCTGCAGCTGACGCCTGCGCGCACCTTGGAGGTTCAGGTCACGCGGAATGGAAAGCCCGCGGCCGCGACGGTGCGCGTGCGCGCGGACCACCTCGCGCGCGAGCTGCGCACCGAGGGCGAGGTCGTGCGCTTCACGGGCCTGTATCCGGATGAGCTGATGGTGACGGCGGAGGCGCCGGGCTTGGGTTCGGTGCCGCGCACGTTGACGCTCAGCGAGCGCGTCACGCAGGTGACGCTGGAGCTGGAGGACGCGGGGAAGCTCTTCATCTCCGTGTTGGATGAGGCCGGCCAGCCCGTGCCCAACCCGGAGGTGACGCTGCTCACGTCGCGCGGTGAGCTGGTCCGACGCGAGCGTGGGACGACGGGCGCCCTGGTGGAGCTGGGGCCCCTGGCGGTGGGCGACTACCTGGTGGAAGGCAAGGCGGAGGGCTTCCTGGAAGCGCAGGTGCCAGCCCGCGTGGCCAAGGGCGAGACGTCACTCGAGCTGGAGCTCACGCGTGCCACGCTCATCACCGGGCGGGTGATGGACGAGTACGGGCGGCCCGCGCCTCGGGTGTCCGTGCTCGTCCAGCCGACGGGTGACACGGTGCTCGCGGATGGAGATGGTCGCTTCGTGGCGCGTGTCCCCACGCCGGGGCTGTACGAGCTTCATGCGCACCATTCGGAGTGGGGCGGGGGCGAGGTGAAGGTGACCGCGCCCGCGTCCGATGTGGAGCTGCCGCTGGAGGGCCACGCCGCGGTGGAGGTGACGGTGTCGTCCGAAGGCCGCCGTGTCGAGGGCGCGGACGCGGTGCTCTGGGTGGACCAGGAGGGCATCTTCCGGAGCGACCGTTCCTCGGGACCGGATGGCGTGGTGCCCATGCGCGGACTTCCCGCGGGCACGTACACGCTGATGGCTTCACATCCGGACTACCTGACCTCGGACCCGAGGAAGGTCACGGTGGTGGATGGGCAGACGCTGAAGCTGGAGGTGGAGCTGAAGGCGGGAGCGCCGCTCTCGGGCGAAGTGGTGGACACCCAGGGGGCTCCCGTGACGGGGGCCGCGCTGTCGGTGGTGCCTCGGAGCGCGGAGCCCGTCACGAGCGACGCTCGGGGGCACTTCGAGTTCCGCTCGCTTCGACCGGACCGGGGCTACCGCCTGGAGGTGCGTCACTCGGGCTATGACCAGGTGGCGCGTGCCGAAGGCAAGGCGGGTGGGCCTCCGGTGAAGGTGGTGCTCAAGAAGCGCGACCTCTTCCGAGGCCGGGTGGTGGGAACCGATGGCGCGCCGGTGCGCAACTTCCGGATGGATGAGCACGTGGTGGACAGCCCCGACGGGCGCTTCGAGCTCCCGCTCTCCACGATGGGCGACCGCGTCATCTTCGCGGTGGATGCCTCCGGCTATGAGCCCTTGACGGTGGACCGCCCCGCGTCGCCGGACCTGGGCGACCTGAAGCTGGAGCGCCTGCCCACGGTCACGGGGCGGGTGCGGGACATGAATGGCGCGCCCGTGGCGGATGCCGTGGTGTCCTGTGAGATTTGTGATGAGTCCGTGATGTCCGGTGCGGATGGCCGCTTCACGTTGGTGGCGCCGCCCTATGTGGCGGAGTACGCGGTGAGCGCGCGCAAGGGCCGGCTGAGTGCGACGGAGACCCTCACGCGAGGAAGCCAGACGTCGGTGGAGCTGACGTTGAAGCAAGCGACACGGCTGAGCGGCCGGGTGTTCCTCGCGGGAGGGGTGCCCGCCGCGGGCGTCGAGGTCCAGGCGATGAGTGGAGACCGGTCCTCGCCGGTGCACATCGTCACGGGGCCGGACGGGGGCTACTCGGTGGAGGTGTCCCCGGGCAACTATCGCTTCTTGTTGAACACGGGGCGCGAGGCCAACGGAGAGCAGGCGTTGATTGCTCAGGTGGAAGGCACGGAGATGCGCCTCGACCTCGGGCCGGCGCCGGGGACCGCGTCGCTCTCGATTCAGCTGAAGACTCCCGAGCGAGGCAAGGCCCTGTGGTTGGTGGCGGGAGAGGTCGCCGTGGCGGCCAGCGCCTCCGCGCAGGAGCTGCTGCGCTCGCGCTGGGCGCAGCTCGTCTACCAGCCGACCTCCGAGCAGGTCGTCGTCACGGGGCTGCGCCCGGGTCGCTACACGGTGGTGTGGGGCGCGTTCCACGTGCAGACACCCGGTGGCCCCGAGGTGCGGGTGGTGGATGTCCCCTCCCGAGGTGAAGTGACGCTGGGGCAGTGA